From Erigeron canadensis isolate Cc75 chromosome 8, C_canadensis_v1, whole genome shotgun sequence, one genomic window encodes:
- the LOC122610160 gene encoding protein DETOXIFICATION 14-like, whose protein sequence is MEMAGERKQKSERWADFSTEVKKVSVIAVPMVVVAVLQYMMQMVAVVMVGHVDQLSLSSVAIATSLTNVTGFSLLSGLVGGLETLCGQAFGAKQHDKIGIYTCSAIISLLLVCIPVSISWIFLDKFLILIGQDPMISLEARKYSVYLIPALFGGAITKPLVRSLQSQSLTMPLLLSSMLVLCFHVPLCWAFVFKFKMGSVGAAIAFSLSNWFYLLLMVAYVRFSTMCEDTRVTISIEALFVIKEFFQFAVPSAVMVCLKWWALEVLILVSGLLPNPKLETSVLSICLTISTLHFTIQYGFGAAASTRVSNELGAGNPKAARLAVYTTIFLAITEAIIVSAAVFSCRSFLGNAYSNEMAVVNYVASMAPFISLSLITDSLQAVISGIARGSGWQHIGAYVNLVAFYVFGIPVAVVLGFPLHLKAKGLWIGIMVGSIIQSTSLSLITGVTDWQKQAMKAKERISKITLLVYNNNKGNDVDIREYECA, encoded by the exons ATGGAAATGGCAGGGGAAAGGAAGCAGAAATCCGAAAGATGGGCAGATTTTAGTACTGAGGTAAAGAAGGTTAGTGTAATCGCGGTACCAATGGTGGTGGTAGCAGTGTTGCAGTATATGATGCAAATGGTAGCGGTCGTGATGGTTGGCCATGTTGATCAACTATCTTTGTCTAGTGTCGCCATTGCAACCTCCCTCACCAATGTCACTGGTTTCAGCCTTCTT TCAGGACTTGTGGGAGGCTTGGAGACCCTTTGTGGGCAAGCATTTGGAGCCAAGCAACATGACAAAATTGGAATCTACACTTGCAGTGCAATTATCTCATTGCTATTGGTCTGTATCCCAGTTTCTATCTCCTGGATTTTTCTAGACAAATTTCTAATCTTAATAGGCCAAGATCCAATGATCTCACTTGAAGCCCGAAAATATTCTGTTTATCTCATTCCAGCTCTGTTTGGAGGGGCAATAACTAAGCCTCTGGTGAGATCACTTCAATCCCAGAGCTTGACTATGCCGTTGCTATTGAGCTCTATGCTTGTTTTATGTTTCCATGTCCCTCTTTGTTGGGCATTCGTGTTCAAGTTTAAGATGGGAAGCGTCGGTGCTGCAATAGCGTTTAGTTTGTCAAACTGGTTTTACCTGCTACTGATGGTGGCTTATGTTAGATTCTCGACAATGTGTGAGGATACCCGTGTGACTATCTCCATTGAAGCACTGTTTGTCATCAAAGAATTCTTTCAGTTTGCAGTCCCGTCAGCTGTAATGGTTTG TCTCAAATGGTGGGCACTAGAAGTACTTATCTTGGTCTCAGGATTATTACCAAATCCAAAGCTTGAAACCTCAGTTCTTTCGATATG CCTAACTATCTCAACGTTACACTTCACCATACAATATGGCTTTGGAGCAGCTGCAAG CACCCGAGTTTCAAATGAATTAGGTGCTGGGAACCCAAAAGCAGCCCGGCTAGCCGTTTACACCACTATTTTTCTAGCCATCACCGAAGCCATAATAGTTAGCGCAGCAGTTTTCAGTTGTCGCAGTTTTCTTGGAAACGCTTACAGCAACGAAATGGCAGTTGTGAATTATGTTGCATCAATGGCTCCTTTTATATCCCTCTCTCTCATTACAGATAGCCTACAAGCAGTGATTTCAG GAATCGCTAGGGGAAGTGGATGGCAACATATTGGAGCTTATGTGAATCTTGTAGCGTTTTACGTATTTGGGATCCCAGTAGCCGTTGTATTGGGGTTCCCTTTACATTTGAAAGCAAAGGGACTTTGGATTGGGATTATGGTAGGATCCATAATCCAGTCAACGAGTCTGTCACTGATAACAGGAGTCACTGACTGGCAAAAACAG GCAATGAAGGCTAAAGAGCGAATTTCAAAAATTACATTGCTagtatataacaataacaaaggCAATGATGTAGACATTAGGGAATATGAATGTGCATAG
- the LOC122579915 gene encoding probable histone chaperone ASF1A, which translates to MSAVNITNVTVLDNPASFLTPFQFEISYECVSSLKEDLEWKLIYVGSAEDETYDQLLESVLVGPVNVGNYRFVLQADPPDPSKIREEDIIGVTVLLLTCSYVGHEFIRVGYYVNNDYDDEKLKEEPPQKVIIDKVQRNILTDKPRVTKFPINFHPENTESGDQEAPPPEANANEQPPNSPGSNPIDKGEP; encoded by the exons ATGAGCGCAGTAAACATAACTAACGTCACGGTGCTGGACAATCCGGCGTCATTTCTCACACCTTTCCAGTTTGAAATATCTTACGAATGTGTTTCCTCACTTAAAGAAg ATTTGGAGTGGAAGCTCATTTATGTTGGATCTGCAGAGGATGAAACTTATGACCAACTGTTAGAAAGTGTACTCGTCGGTCCTGTCAACGTGGGAAACTATcgttttgttttgcag GCAGACCCTCCCGACCCATCAAAGATTCGTGAAGAAGATATAATTGGAGTGACAGTGCTTTTGCTAACCTGCTCATATGTCGGTCACGAATTCATACGAGTGGGATATTATGTGAACAATGACTATGATGATGAGAAGTTAAAGGAAGAACCTCCACAAAAAGTGATTATTGATAAGGTCCAAAGGAACATATTAACAGACAAGCCGAGAGTGACAAAGTTTCCGATTAACTTTCACCCAGAAAACACTGAAAGTGGAGATCAAGAAGCCCCTCCACCTGAAGCCAACGCAAACGAACAACCGCCTAATTCACCTGGTAGTAATCCCATAGACAAGGGGGAGCCCTAA